Proteins found in one Canis aureus isolate CA01 chromosome 19, VMU_Caureus_v.1.0, whole genome shotgun sequence genomic segment:
- the MDFIC2 gene encoding myoD family inhibitor domain-containing protein 2: MTQTGDDPDSNVVSWNVALSYTPQYYTQVTNEKHADEKPINAIIINSVSEFNITDGPAKETPSEKKLSESSTSLSSLEECQTKCSYLQTDTSVHQRDTDGVFAMCFLLAFEYGSGGFLGIRATPMTKPPDRSRKFVQSLFVPNTDCSQKLSPPGEDLLFFRVARYHHTSDESHSRNDRNCNCDMDCSLFESCHETSECLELAMEISEICYR, encoded by the exons ATGACCCAGACTGGTGATGACCCAGACTCTAATGTGGTTTCATGGAATGTTGCTCTGTCCTACACACCTCAATATT atACGCAAGTCACAAATGAAAAGCATGCAGACGAGAAACCCATTAACGCTATCATTATAAATTCAGTATCCGAATTCAATATCACAGATGGACCAGCCAAGGAAACCCCCAGTGAGAAAAAACTGTCAGAATCCAGCACATCACTGTCCTCCCTTGAAGAATGCCAAACGAAATGTTCCTACCTCCAAACTGATACTTCAGTTCATCAGAGAGACACTGATG GAGTTTTTGCAATGTGCTTTTTGCTTGCATTTGAGTATGGGAGTGGCGGATTTCTGGGAATCCGTGCCACACCAATGACAAAGCCTCCTGACAGAAGCCGGAAGTTTGTACAGTCACTCTTTGTCCCCAACACTGATTGCTCCCAAAAGCTTTCTCCACCAGGGGAGGACCTGCTATTTTTCAGAGTTGCGAG GTATCACCACACCTCGGATGAAAGCCACTCTCGCAATGATCGCAACTGCAACTGTGACATGGACTGCAGCCTTTTTGAATCTTGCCACGAGACCAGCGAGTGTCTGGAGCTGGCCATGGAGATTTCAGAAATCTGTTACCGCTAG